In Mycobacterium tuberculosis H37Rv, a single window of DNA contains:
- a CDS encoding insertion sequence element IS1533 transposase: MLTVEDWAEIRRLHRAEGLPIKMIARVLGISKNTVKSALESNQQPKYERAPQGSIVDAVEPRIRELLQAYPTMPATVIAERIGWERSIRVLSARVAELRPVYLPPDPASRTTYVAGEIAQCDFWFPPIELPVGFGQTRTAKQLPVLTMVCAYSRWLLAMLLPSRCAEDLFAGWWRLIEALGAVPRVLVWDGEGAIGRWRGGRSELTTECQAFRGTLAAKVLICRPADPEAKGLIERAHDYLERSFLPGRVFASPADFNAQLGAWLALVNTRTRRALGCAPTDRIGADRAAMLSLPPVAPATGWCTSLRLPRDHYVRCDSNDYSVHPGVIGHRVLVRADLERVHVFCDGELVADHERIWAVHQTVSDPAHVEAAKVLRRRHFSAASPVVEPQVQVRSLSDYDDALGVDIDGGVA; this comes from the coding sequence ATGTTGACTGTGGAAGATTGGGCTGAGATTCGCCGATTGCATCGCGCGGAGGGTTTGCCGATCAAGATGATCGCCCGGGTGCTGGGGATTTCCAAGAACACGGTGAAGTCAGCGTTGGAATCAAACCAGCAGCCGAAATATGAACGGGCACCGCAGGGTTCGATCGTTGATGCGGTTGAGCCGCGGATCCGGGAGTTGTTGCAGGCCTATCCGACGATGCCGGCGACGGTGATCGCCGAGCGGATCGGCTGGGAGCGCTCGATTCGGGTGCTCTCGGCGCGGGTGGCCGAGCTGCGCCCGGTGTATCTGCCGCCGGACCCGGCGTCGCGCACCACGTATGTGGCAGGCGAAATTGCCCAGTGCGACTTCTGGTTTCCGCCGATCGAGTTGCCGGTAGGGTTCGGGCAGACCCGCACGGCCAAACAGTTGCCGGTGCTGACCATGGTGTGCGCCTATTCGCGCTGGCTGTTGGCGATGCTGCTGCCCAGCAGGTGTGCCGAGGACCTGTTCGCCGGCTGGTGGCGGCTGATCGAGGCGTTGGGGGCGGTGCCGCGGGTGTTGGTGTGGGATGGCGAGGGCGCGATCGGGCGCTGGCGCGGCGGGCGGTCGGAGTTGACCACTGAGTGTCAGGCGTTCCGCGGCACGCTGGCGGCCAAGGTGCTCATCTGCCGGCCGGCCGACCCGGAGGCCAAGGGCCTCATTGAACGGGCCCACGACTACCTGGAGCGCTCGTTTTTGCCCGGGCGGGTGTTTGCCTCGCCGGCCGATTTCAACGCCCAACTGGGCGCCTGGCTGGCGCTGGTGAACACCCGCACCCGCCGGGCGCTGGGTTGTGCGCCCACCGATCGCATCGGCGCGGATCGGGCCGCGATGCTGAGCTTGCCGCCGGTGGCGCCGGCCACCGGGTGGTGCACCTCGCTGCGGCTGCCCCGGGATCACTATGTGCGCTGCGATTCCAACGACTACTCGGTGCACCCGGGTGTGATCGGGCATCGGGTGCTGGTGCGCGCCGACCTGGAGCGGGTGCATGTGTTCTGCGACGGTGAGCTGGTCGCCGACCACGAGCGGATCTGGGCGGTCCATCAGACGGTCTCCGATCCCGCACATGTGGAGGCGGCGAAGGTGTTGCGCCGCCGGCACTTCAGTGCAGCATCACCGGTAGTTGAGCCGCAGGTGCAGGTCCGCTCACTGAGCGACTACGATGACGCGCTGGGAGTCGACATCGATGGCGGGGTGGCCTGA
- a CDS encoding transposase, translating to MPTTKATQRRDVSTEIAYLTRALKAPTLRESVSRLADRARAENWSHEEYLAACLQREVSARESHGGEGRIRAARFPARKSLEEFDFEHARGLKRDTIAHLGTLDFITARDNVVFLGPAWHREDSSCGRPGDTRVSGRSSGAVRHRRRMGSTARRGSPRRAHLRRTHPALPLSAPGG from the coding sequence ATGCCCACCACCAAAGCCACCCAGCGCCGTGATGTTTCCACCGAGATCGCTTACCTGACAAGAGCATTGAAAGCTCCCACCCTGCGTGAGTCAGTGTCCCGGCTGGCCGATCGCGCCCGCGCCGAGAACTGGAGCCACGAAGAATACCTGGCCGCCTGCCTGCAGCGGGAAGTGTCAGCCCGGGAGTCCCATGGTGGTGAGGGCCGCATCCGCGCCGCCCGCTTCCCGGCTCGGAAGTCGTTGGAAGAGTTCGACTTTGAGCATGCTCGTGGCCTCAAACGCGACACCATCGCACATCTGGGCACCCTGGATTTCATCACCGCCCGCGATAACGTCGTGTTTTTGGGCCCCGCCTGGCACCGGGAAGACTCATCTTGCGGTCGGCCTGGCGATACGCGCGTGTCAGGCCGGTCATCGGGTGCTGTTCGCCACCGCCGCCGAATGGGTAGCACGGCTCGCCGAGGCTCACCACGCCGGGCGCATCTACGCCGAACTCACCCGGCTTTGCCGCTATCCGCTCCTGGTGGTTGA
- a CDS encoding insertion sequence element IS1533 transposase — translation MSQCPGWPIAPAPRTGATKNTWPPACSGKCQPGSPMVVRAASAPPASRLGSRWKSSTLSMLVASNATPSHIWAPWISSPPAITSCFWAPPGTGKTHLAVGLAIRACQAGHRVLFATAAEWVARLAEAHHAGRIYAELTRLCRYPLLVVDEVGYIPFEPEAANLFFQLVSSRYERASLIVTSNKAFGRWGEVFGGDDVVAAAMIDRLVHHAEVVALKGDSYRLKDRDLGRVPPAGTTEE, via the coding sequence GTGAGTCAGTGTCCCGGCTGGCCGATCGCGCCCGCGCCGAGAACTGGAGCCACGAAGAATACCTGGCCGCCTGCCTGCAGCGGGAAGTGTCAGCCCGGGAGTCCCATGGTGGTGAGGGCCGCATCCGCGCCGCCCGCTTCCCGGCTCGGAAGTCGTTGGAAGAGTTCGACTTTGAGCATGCTCGTGGCCTCAAACGCGACACCATCGCACATCTGGGCACCCTGGATTTCATCACCGCCCGCGATAACGTCGTGTTTTTGGGCCCCGCCTGGCACCGGGAAGACTCATCTTGCGGTCGGCCTGGCGATACGCGCGTGTCAGGCCGGTCATCGGGTGCTGTTCGCCACCGCCGCCGAATGGGTAGCACGGCTCGCCGAGGCTCACCACGCCGGGCGCATCTACGCCGAACTCACCCGGCTTTGCCGCTATCCGCTCCTGGTGGTTGACGAAGTCGGCTACATTCCGTTTGAGCCCGAGGCCGCCAACCTCTTCTTCCAGCTGGTGTCCTCCCGGTATGAGCGGGCCAGCTTGATCGTCACGTCCAATAAGGCCTTCGGCCGGTGGGGCGAGGTTTTCGGCGGCGACGACGTCGTTGCTGCCGCCATGATCGACCGCCTCGTCCACCATGCTGAAGTCGTCGCCCTCAAAGGCGACAGCTACCGGCTCAAAGACCGCGACCTCGGCCGCGTCCCACCAGCCGGAACCACCGAAGAATAA
- the lppX gene encoding lipoprotein LppX (A core mycobacterial gene; conserved in mycobacterial strains (See Marmiesse et al., 2004 PMID:14766927).), producing MNDGKRAVTSAVLVVLGACLALWLSGCSSPKPDAEEQGVPVSPTASDPALLAEIRQSLDATKGLTSVHVAVRTTGKVDSLLGITSADVDVRANPLAAKGVCTYNDEQGVPFRVQGDNISVKLFDDWSNLGSISELSTSRVLDPAAGVTQLLSGVTNLQAQGTEVIDGISTTKITGTIPASSVKMLDPGAKSARPATVWIAQDGSHHLVRASIDLGSGSIQLTQSKWNEPVNVD from the coding sequence ATGAATGATGGAAAACGGGCGGTGACGTCCGCTGTTCTGGTGGTGCTAGGTGCCTGCCTGGCGTTGTGGCTATCAGGATGTTCTTCGCCGAAACCTGATGCCGAGGAACAGGGTGTTCCCGTGAGCCCGACGGCGTCCGACCCCGCGCTCCTCGCCGAGATCAGGCAGTCGCTTGATGCGACAAAAGGGTTGACCAGCGTGCACGTAGCGGTCCGAACAACCGGGAAAGTCGACAGCTTGCTGGGTATTACCAGTGCCGATGTCGACGTCCGGGCCAATCCGCTCGCGGCAAAGGGCGTATGCACCTACAACGACGAGCAGGGTGTCCCGTTTCGGGTACAAGGCGACAACATCTCGGTGAAACTGTTCGACGACTGGAGCAATCTCGGCTCGATTTCTGAACTGTCAACTTCACGCGTGCTCGATCCTGCCGCTGGGGTGACGCAGCTGCTGTCCGGTGTCACGAACCTCCAAGCGCAAGGTACCGAAGTGATAGACGGAATTTCGACCACCAAAATCACCGGGACCATCCCCGCGAGCTCTGTCAAGATGCTTGATCCTGGCGCCAAGAGTGCAAGGCCGGCGACCGTGTGGATTGCCCAGGACGGCTCGCACCACCTCGTCCGAGCGAGCATCGACCTCGGATCCGGGTCGATTCAGCTCACGCAGTCGAAATGGAACGAACCCGTCAACGTCGACTAG